A region of the Vanrija pseudolonga chromosome 2, complete sequence genome:
cctGGTCCCTCGACTGCGGCACCCCAACTCCGGTGGAGGGGAGCGTTGCCACAACCCCGGAGAAATCGGAGAATACCACGTGGCCATTGATGGCAGGCGCGTCAGCGTGCAGCGTCAGTGAAGCCATTACGTCGTGCATCCGCTTgcgcggcggaggacgagTTGTTGCAAGTGTGAGCAGCATCATCAGCAACAGCAACTCGAACACAAACCACAACTTGCATTGCCAGCACACAGTCACACTCGACTCGAGCAGCACGTCAAACGGCATAACTAATACCACTACTTGTCCTCATCCGTACCGCTCCTTCCACTCCTCACCATGAACGGCATCAACAGCGTCGACATCCAGCACCTCAAGAAGGGAGAGGTCAACCTCGGTGTAAGCTGTCGCCTTCTCTGCCTGTGACTGTTCCAGCTGACCTATCCCCAGACCTCGATCATGGCAGTCCGTTTTGAGGGCGGTGTCGTTATCGGTGCCGACTCGCGCACGACCACTGGCTCGTACATTGTGCGTCGTGTCCACCACCAGCTCAAGTGAGCTCCTGCTAACCTACCTCCCTTAGGCCAACCGTGTGACCGACAAGCTCACCCACATTCACGACCGCATCTACTGCTGCCGCTCTGGATCAGCTGCCGACACGCAGGCTATTGCCGACATTGttcaccaccacgcccaggTCTACAACGCCGTCTACGGCGACGCACCACCTGTCGCGACCGTTGCTGCCCTGTTCCAGAAATTGTGCTACGAGAACAAGGACCAGCTCTCGGCCGGTATCATTGTCGCTGGCTGGGACAAGGAGAACGGCGGTAGCGTCTTCAACATCCCCCTCGGTGGTGGCACCTTTGAGCAGCCATGGGCTATTGGAGGTACGTCCTGCGTCCAGTGGATACGCCGAGTTGCAGTCGCTGACAATTCCCAGGTTCGGGATCCACATACGTCTACGGTTACTGCGATGCCACTTACCA
Encoded here:
- the psmB6 gene encoding Proteasome subunit beta type-6 yields the protein MNGINSVDIQHLKKGEVNLGTSIMAVRFEGGVVIGADSRTTTGSYIANRVTDKLTHIHDRIYCCRSGSAADTQAIADIVHHHAQVYNAVYGDAPPVATVAALFQKLCYENKDQLSAGIIVAGWDKENGGSVFNIPLGGGTFEQPWAIGGSGSTYVYGYCDATYQEGWSKEETITFVKNTLALAMSRDGSSGGCIRLAVITEDKVERHFIPGNELPRFWEGKEVVGSHSAVPTALTA